A genomic window from Bacillus rossius redtenbacheri isolate Brsri chromosome 7, Brsri_v3, whole genome shotgun sequence includes:
- the LOC134534007 gene encoding FLYWCH-type zinc finger-containing protein 1-like: MYYIPSHKGLPLLVYDGFIYCMSHRLGDRRYWKCIEYCTVKCGARAITQDDALMRLNPVGHCHGTHRDEIRRRTSLLGSVSAPWCERWLSGTPLLGQSEPAPGNPGLSKHGDF; the protein is encoded by the coding sequence ATGTACTACATTCCTAGCCACAAGGGCCTACCCTTGTTGGTGTACGACGGCTTCATCTACTGCATGTCGCACCGGCTGGGCGACCGCAGGTACTGGAAGTGCATAGAGTACTGCACGGTGAAGTGCGGGGCGCGGGCCATCACCCAGGACGATGCCCTGATGAGGCTGAACCCGGTGGGGCACTGCCACGGGACCCACCGCGACGAGATCCGCAGGCGCACCAGCCTGCTGGGCTCCGTGTCGGCTCCTTGGTGCGAGCGCTGGCTCAGCGGGACTCCCCTCCTCGGACAGTCCGAGCCGGCTCCCGGCAATCCGGGGCTCAGCAAACATGGGGATTTTTGA
- the LOC134534558 gene encoding FLYWCH-type zinc finger-containing protein 1-like: MRAVSRSRVKVLSSQSYICVSGAGCRNGHANLVLGGYVHYVSKRHKNMEYWRCTHYDKDGCSGRLTTVKGVVVNVRKVQFITSRRGHLQLVLDNYVYKKNNVKGSKVHWVCTHYYKTNCRSRVATTEGELHLTMTQHNHGPQLKDSSELVRDSGFLDLKSSQPDQFPCGLTGGHELCLSSGYCNAGPARFIRSRQGGVQLLLGGYVYGMKYSKRGKTYWRCTRYNRYDCRAHVTTCDGEPSFTYGVHDHPPPLCAGTPGGRPWPATLQWGEKCAPEFHRTERGGHLLAHGDFLYRLSYQVVDRAYWKCVDSNALKCRARAIIAAGRLSVSCGEHNHPPHHDRIRERRWITDKFNREYC; encoded by the exons ATGAGGGCTGTGAGCAGGAGTAGAGTAAAGGTCCTGTCTAGTCAGAGCTATATTTGTGTTAGTGGGGCGGGATG CAGGAACGGCCACGCGAATCTTGTTCTCGGTGGCTACGTGCACTACGTGAGCAAACGCCACAAGAACATGGAGTATTGGCGTTGCACGCACTACGACAAGGATGGTTGCAGTGGCCGCCTGACCACCGTGAAAGGGGTGGTGGTTAACGTCC GCAAGGTGCAGTTCATCACCAGCCGCAGGGGGCACCTCCAGCTGGTGCTGGACAACTACGTGTACAAGAAGAACAACGTTAAGGGCAGCAAGGTGCACTGGGTGTGCACCCACTACTACAAGACCAACTGCCGCAGCCGCGTGGCGACCACGGAGGGGGAGCTTCACCTCACCATGACCCAGCACAACCACGGGCCGCAGTTGAAGGACTCCAGCGAGCTCGTGCGAGATTCTGGCTTCCTTGACTTG AAGTCCTCCCAGCCAGACCAATTCCCTTGCGGCCTCACTGGCGGCCACGAGCTCTGCCTCAGTAGTGGATATTGCAACGCTG GGCCGGCGAGGTTCATCCGCAGCAGGCAGGGCGGGGTGCAGCTGCTGCTCGGCGGTTACGTCTACGGCATGAAGTACAGCAAGCGCGGCAAGACGTACTGGCGCTGCACCAGGTACAACCGCTACGACTGCCGCGCGCACGTCACCACCTGCGACGGGGAGCCGTCCTTCACCTACGGGGTCCACGACCACCCTCCTCCCCTCTGCGCCGGGACGCCCGGTGGCAGGCCCTGGCCAGCCACGCTCCAGTGGGGCGAGAAGT GCGCGCCAGAGTTCCACCGCACGGAGCGGGGCGGGCACCTGCTCGCACACGGGGACTTCCTGTACCGCTTGTCGTACCAGGTGGTGGACCGCGCCTACTGGAAGTGCGTCGACAGCAACGCCCTGAAGTGCCGGGCGCGCGCCATCATCGCGGCCGGCCGGCTGAGCGTGTCTTGCGGCGAGCACAACCACCCCCCGCACCACGACAGGATCCGGGAGAGGCGGTGGATCACCGACAAGTTCAACCGTGAATACTGTTAG